The Eikenella corrodens genome segment TTGCCGCTCTTACGGCCGATATAAAACTCGGCCAGCTGCACCGGCAGCGCCACCAAAACGGTAAACACCAAAAACATCAGCACAAACACCGCACCGCCGTTGGTGCCGGCGGTGTAGGGGAATTTCCAAATTGCGCCCAAGCCGATGGCAGAGCCAGCAGCAGACAAAATAAAGCCGATTTTAGACGACCAGGAAGCAGGGGATTTCATAAAACTGCAATAATCCAAAACGATTCAGAATGGCGCGATTTTAACAAAAACAAACATCCCAACCGCCGCCAGAACTGTGCTGCTGCCGCATTACGCAGTTTTACTGCCCAAATCGGCCGGCATACAAGCTCGGCTGACAGATGTTTTCTATATTTATAGCATTTTATGCCATATAAAATTATAAATAGCAAGTTAATTGCTTAAATAATATGTTCTAGATTATCAAACAGACAGTTATACCAATATCTCTAGTTTTGGCTGACTATAAAACAAGCAAGACAAAAGCTACCTGAAAGTTCAGGTAGCCTTTATTTCGCTCACCGTAGCAAGCTGCGTGTGTTTAAGCGTAATCGCGCAATTCGGGGTTGATGTCGGTTTGCGCCAGGTTGTTGGTGTAGTTGCACAGGGTGGCCAGCGCCACGCCCATCACCACTTCCACCGATTGCTGTTTGTTGTAGCCCGCGTCTAGAAAGGCTTGCAGCTCGGCATCGGACACCGCGCCTTTTTTCGCCATCACGGCTTGGGTGAAGGCGGCCAGAGCGGCCAGTTTGGCATCGTCGAATTCGGCGGGGTTCAAATTGCGCGAAGCTTGAACAGCTTTTTCGGAGAGCAGTTTTTTCAGCGTGGCGATTTTGGTGTGGCCGGCCACGCAGAAGCCGCACTCATTGGTTTTGGCGGCAATAATCTGCACCACTTCCACCTCGCCCGGGGTGAGGCTGTTGGCGGCGTTGAGCTTACCCACTTCCTGATAAAACGCCAGGGCTTCGGGCGCATTGGCCAGCACGCCGATGAGATTGGGGATAAAGCCGTTGGCCTTCAGCACCGCCTCCACGCGCGGCTTGGCGGCTTCGGGAGCGGTTTCTACGGTGTGGACGGGAAGACGTGCCATGATTGGGTTCCTTTATGCTGTGTTGTGGGGAAAGCAGCATTGTAGCGGAAAGCGCGCCGGCGGCTAAATAACGGTTTGTGCGGATCGATAGAACTCAGAGGCATAAAGGCTACCTGAAAGCCGAAACCAACGCCATATCTGCGTTGATGCTTCGCTTTCAGGTAGCCTTTGGCATACTTGCTAAGACTTAAAACGAATACAGGTGCGGTAAGCCAAATATATGAATGGCAACAGAACCCGCCTGCGGCAACATAAAAGGCTACCAGAAAATATATGGGGCTGTCCTAGATAACCAGGAATATTCAAAATTGATTAAAATATTCCTATGAGAAAAAGTCGCCTCAGCCAGCCCGTTCAAAACAAACTGATCGAATTGTTCGTTGCAGGAGCAACCGCCCGTACTGCCGCCGAATTAGCCGGAGTCAATAAAAACACCGCTGCCTACTACTTTCACCGTTTACGCTTGCTTATCTTTAATCGTTGCGAACACTTGGAAATGTTTGATGGCGAAGTAGAAGCAGATGAAAGCTATTTTGGCGGCTGCCGCAAAGGCAAACGCGGTCGCGGAGCAGCCGGAAAAGTGGTGGTATTCGGACTGTTGAAGCGTAACGGTAAGGTTTACACCGTTACCGTAGCCAATACGCAGTCGGCTACCCTGCTGCCGATTATCCGGGAGAAGGTAAGGCCGGACAGCGTGGTTTATACTGATTGCCACAGTGCCTACAATGTATTGGATGTTAGCGAGTTTAACCACTTGCGCATCAATCACCGTACCTGTTTTGCAGACAGGCAAAACCACATTAACGGGATTGAGAACTTCTGGAGTCAGGCCAAACGCCATTTGCGTAAATTCAACGGCATTCCGAAAAAGCATTTCGAGCTGTATTTGAAAGAGTGCGAATGGCGATTTAACAACAATGAAATAAAATCTCAAATTACCATGTTAAAACAAATGGTAAAAGATAGTCTAACCTAGTTATATAGGACAGCCCCAAATATATTCAGGTAGCCTTCCCTCGCATAAGCCTTTAAGCCAACAAACCTTTCAGCTTGGCAGCAATCTCGCCTGCTGCTACCAATTCGGTTTCGCCGCTGCGCCGCTCGGTGTATTCCACTTTGCCTTCTTTCAGGCCGCGGTCGCCGATGGCGATGCGGTGCGGGATGCCCAACAGTTCGCTGTCGGCCAGCAGCACGCCGGCGCGTTCGTCGCGGTCGTCGAGCAGCACGTCCACTCCAGCGGCGGTGAGTTCGGCGTAGATTTTATCGGCGGCCTCGCGCACGGCTTCAGATTTTTTGTAGTTCATCGGCACGATCACAGCTTGGAACGGCGCCATGGCGTTGGTCCAGATGATGCCGCGCTCGTCGTTGTTCTGCTCGATGGCGGCGGCCACGATGCGGGTGATGCCGATGCCGTAGCAGCCCATTTCCATGATTTGCGATTTGCCGTTGTTATCTAAGAACGAGGCGTTCAGGGCGGCGGAATATTTGTCTCGCAACTGGAACACGTGGCCGACTTCGATACCGCGTGCAAGTTTTAGGTAGCCTTTGCCGTCGGGGCTGGGGTCGCCGGCGATCACGTTACGGATGTCGGCAAATTCGGGCTCGGGGCTGTCGCGGCCGAAGTTGAAGCCGGTGTAGTGGTGGTCGTCTTCATTGGCGCCGATTACGGTGTCGGCCAGTTTTTCCACGGCGAAGTCGGCATACACTTTGCCTTTGAAGCCCACCGGGCCGAGCGAGCCGCCGGCGGCACCGAATTTGGCTTGGATGGCTTCGGGCGAAGCCATGGCCAGCGGGCTTCTCACGCCGGGCAGTTTCTCGGCTTTGATGTCGTTGAATTCGTGGTCGCCGCGCAGCAGCAGCAACACGAGTTCGCCCTCTTCTTCGCCTTCCAACACGATGGATTTGAGGGTGCGCTCAATCGGAATTTGCAAAAATTCCACCAGTTCGGGAATGGTTTTCACGCCCGGGGTGTGCACTTTGGCAAGCGCGGCTTGCGCAGGGGCGCGTTCGCCGCTTTGACGCAGAGTGGGGGCGAGCTCGATATTGGCGGCGAAATCGGATTCGCTGCTATAGGCGATGACATCTTCGCCGCTTTCGGCCAACACTTGGAATTCATGCGAGCCGGTGCCGCCGATGCTGCCGGTGTCGGCGGCCACCGGGCGGTAGTCGAGGCCTAGGCGGTCGAACACGCGGCAGTAGGCGTTATACATGGGCTGGTAGCCCTCGCGCACCAGGGATTCGTAATCGGCGTGGAAGGAATAGGCATCTTTCATCACAAACTCGCGCGCGCGCATCACGCCGAAGCGGGGGCGGCGTTCGTCGCGGAATTTGGTTTGGATGTGGTAGAAATTCTTGGGCAGCTGTTTGTAGCTGGTGATTTCTTTGCGCACGATGTCGGTAATCAGCTCTTCGCAGGTGGGGCTGAAGCAGAAGGTGTTGTCGTGGCGGTCGGTGATGCGCAGCAGCTCGTCGCCGTAGAAATCCCAACGGCCGGATTCTTTCCACAAGTCGGCCGGCTGGATAACGGGCATCAAAAGCTCGATGGCACCGGCGCGGTTCATCTCTTCACGCACCACGGCCTCCACTTTGCGCAGCACGCGCAAGCCCATAGGCATCCAAGTGTAGAGGCCGGAGGCGTTGGCTTTAATCAGCCCGGCACGCAACATGAGCTTATGGCTGGCCAGCGCGGCTTCGGCGGGGGCTTCTTTGAGGGTGGAAATAAAGAACTGGGAGGCTTTCATGACGGGCTTTCTGCGGGATTAAGAACTAAGCGAAGAATTGTATCAATGTTTCAGGCGGGCTGCAGCATGAGGCTACCTGAAAGCTGCGGTTTGGTTTTTCAGGTAGCCCGCAACACGGGCTACCTGAAAAAGCTTGAGTGGAAGCACTCAATTTCCCCTGCCCAGCTGCCAGACACAAGCCATACCAAGTATGCCAAGGCAGCTCACGCAGCAGGAAGAAATGAAGCGCTTCCGCTGTATTTGAGAATTTCAGGTAGCCTTTTGCCGTATCAACCGCCGGCCTTTTCCAGCTGCCGACGCATTTCGGTAATCACCGCGGCGTAGTCGGGCTGATTGAAAATGGCGGAACCGGCCACGAAGGTGTCAGCACCGGCGGCAGCGACTTCGGCAATATTGTCGGCCTTGATGCCGCCGTCCACCTCAATCAGGATGCGGCGGCCGCTTTCGGCGGCGTAGAGGTCGGTGAGCGAGCGTACCTGTTCGATTTTCTCCAGTGTGTGCGGAATAAATTTCTGCCCGCCAAAACCGGGGTTCACCGACATCAGCAGCACTACATCGAGCTTGTCTAAAACGTGCTCCAACACATACACCGGCGTAGCAGGGTTGAGCACCAGCCCGGCGCGGCAGCCGCTGTCGCGGATCAGGCTCAGGCTGCGGTCGATATGGCGGCTGGCTTCGAGGTGGAAGGTGATGATGTCGGCACCGGCCTTGGCAAAGGCCTGAATCATTTCATCCACCGGCTCCACCATCAAATGCACATCCAGCGGCACGGTGGCATAAGGCTTGAGCGCGGCGCACACCATCGGCCCGAAAGTAAGGTTGGGCACGTAGTGGTTGTCCATCACATCAAAATGGATCCAATCGGCCCCGGCGGCAATCACGCGCTGCACTTCTTCACCCAAACGGGCGAAATCGGCAGATAAAATGCTCGGAGCGATACGGTAGTGGGTCATGTTGGTGCTTTCTTCTATAAATGGGACTATAATTCATCGCACATCGTGCCAAAAACGTAGTGATTTCCACTACATTGTTGTTTACACAGGTTTACCAAGATTATACCGTGTTTCACGCCGTCATTCGTATACTGGCAGCAATAAATTTACTTGGTTCGATACTGAATCTAAAGAGTTAACCCCATGACTCCCCTCCCCCGCCGCCAAACCCTTTGCCGGATTGTGTTTTCCACCGTCCTGCTCACTGCCGGCAGCCTTGCCTTGGCCGACAGTCCCAACTGCGATATGCGCCAGCTTGCGCTCAGCAGCAGCCAACAGGAGCAGCTGCGCCAAGTACGCGCCGAATACCGCCAACGGATGGACAACCTTGTGGCACAATCGCGCAACCTGCGCCAATACACCACACAGGCTTCCAATTTGGTGCTATCCGGCCCGGTGTTCGATGAAAACATGGCACGGCATTATGTGAACGAAAAATACACCCCGCAAATGCAACGCGAAGTGGAAAACCTGCGCGCCCAACACGCCCTGCTGCAAATCCTCACGCCGCAGCAGCGGCAGGAATGGCGTCGGCATTGCCAGTATCAATAAAAGCCCTGTCCGATTGAAAAGGCTACCTGAAATTTCAGGTAGCCTTTATTGTTTGGCTGACGATGCAGGTGAGGCTACCTGAAAGGGTAAGCCTCAAATATAACTAAAATGAGGTTCTCGCAGCAAACCAAACCCTATCTCGCGCCGAAGCCGGTGATGATTGTTTTCAGGGTTTTAAACAGAATCAGCACGTCCAGTGCGAAGGAGAAGTGCTTGATGTAGTAGAAATCGTGCTCGATTTTTACTTGGGTTTCGTCTGTGTTGCCCGCGTAGCCCTGCATCACCTGCGCCCAGCCGGAAAGACCGGGGCGCACGATGTGGCGGTAGCCGTAGAACGGGATGCTTTGTTCAAACTGCTGCACAAAGGCTTTCTGCTCGGGGCGTGGGCCGATGAGCGCCATGTCGCCTTTGATGATGTTCCAAAACTGCGGTAGTTCGTCCAGCCGGGTTTTGCGGATGAAGCGTCCGGTGCGGGTAACGCGTGCGTCGCCTTCCTGCGCCAGTTGCGCGCCGTGTTTTTCCGAATCGCACACCATGCTGCGGAATTTATAAATTTTAAACTCGCGCCCGCCTCGACCCACGCGGTTTTGCACAAACAGCACCGGCCCCGGGCTTTCCAGCCGGATGGCCAGCGCGGTGGCCAGCATCAGCGGCAGGGTGAGCGGCAGGCTGGCCACCACCATCAAGGCTTCCAGCACCTGCTTAATCGCCATATAGGCCGGGCTGGGCAGCAGCGAGCCCAAATCGTTTTCATACATATGCCGGATTTTCACGCGGCCGGTGAGAGATTCCTCCACCTGGCGGATGTTGTAAACCGCAATGCCGCGCAAGGTACAATCGGCCAGGAAACGCTGCCAATCCGCCCCCAAATCGGGCGCGTGCAGATTGGTCACCACTGTGTTCACGCGGCCGGTTTCAGGTAGCTTCGGCTCGGCAAGCTCGTGCCAACGGATGTTGGATAGTTGCGGCAAATCGCGCATGCCTTCCACATCAATATAGTACAGATGGCGGATGTGCCGCTTTTCCAGCCAGGTTTCGGCAAACAGATACAACACCGTGAGCGCAAACCCGGCGGCCAGGTAATACACCGAATACGGCAGGCGCAACATGGCAGCAAACACCAGCGGCAACCCCAGCCCGATGGCCGCCACCGGAATCACCGACAGCTTGGAACGCTCGCCGGGGAAACGCGTTAGGTTGCGGCTCAAAGCGTAGGAGAGCAGCAGGCCGGCCAAGAGCAGGCTGTAGCTGGAAAGATTGGTGGCCGTGGGATGAGTCCACTCGCGCGGCGGCCAAAACCACCACGCCGGCGCAATCAGAATCACCAAGGCCGCGGCGACAAAGCGCAAAATCATTTTTATCGTTTTCATTATTTTCGTTATTTCTCGTTTGGCAGCTGGGTCAATCCCACGGGCTACCTGAAATTATTTCCGCAACAACACTCGATACACCCACTGCCGAACCCCATTCGGCAGCAGCCGCACCGGCAATCGCAACAGCACGTTTTTCGCCCACTGCGCCGCGCTCAAAAAGCCCGCACGGTAGAAGCGCCGCTGCATGGCCAGCTCATTTTTTGCATACGCCCAACCGCCGCGCCGCCGATACATTTCATCGCCCGCGCGCGCATACACCAGCACTTCGGGCAGATTGGCGAAACGGCAGCCGTTCAGCAGCATGCGCACCCACAAATCGTAATCCTCATACAGCGGCGCGTGCTGATAATTGCCCGCTGCGAGCACTGCCGATTTGCGGTAGCACACCGTCATGTGGTTGATGGGATTACGGCTTTTAGCAAAGCGGGCAATTTCCTCGTGCGCACAGGGCACGCGGCGGCTGTGCGCGGCATCGGCCGGCGCATGTTCAAACTCGTCAATCTGGCTGCCGCACACGTCAAGCTCTGAGTGCGCTGCCACAAAAGCCAGCTGCCGCGCGAAACGCTCGGGGTGGCAGATATCGTCGGTGTCCATGCGGCACACCCATTCGTGCTCACAGGCCTGCAAACCGGCATTCAGTGCCCGCCCCAGCCCCACGTTTTGCGGCAGCCGCACAATCTTCAGCGGTAGGCTACCTGAAAAGCTTGCCACCACGGCTTCCAGGTTTTCAGGTAGCCCGCCGTCATACACCAGCACGATTTCGTTTGGCGGCAGGGTTTGCGCGGCCAAACTGGCCAAACATTGGCGCAGATATTCCGGCCGCTCGCGCGCATACAGCGACATCAACACGGAAAACGGCGGTGTGCTTTCCACCGAAAGGCTACCTGAAAGTTGGTTTTGCGCTGGCGCCATCATGCCGCTGTTCCTTCTATCTCGTCTAAAAAGCGCAGCGCAGTATCGTCGTCCACTTTGCGTGCCAGCCAGTTTGGGCTGTGGCGCAAATCTTGCAGTTCGGCCAAAGCCAGCATATCGGGGTGGTTGCTGCCCGGAGCGAAACGGATATGGCGGCGGTTGTTGGGCCACAACATGATGCCCGCCGTTTCAGGTAGCCTTTTTGCCAGATATTGAAAGAAATGCTCGTCCGGGCAAAGCTTCTTTCGGAAGAAGGCGCAGGCCTGTTCATCTGCCGCATTCAGCAGGGCTGCCAAGGCCGTACGGTCGGCAGAAAACCATTGGCTGCCGGCATAAGCTGTTTGCGTGGCAGGCAGGATTTTATCGGCTGCCTGAAACGCTTTGGTGAGCAGCTTGCCGGGCAGGCGGCGCTGCCAGGTGGTGTCGGCGTGCGGCGTGTTGAAACGCACGCGGTAGCGCAGGCGCGGCTCGGCATGGCATTCCAGCAACAGGCTGCCGCGTGGCAGTGCGGCAAATTCGCACTCGATTTGCTCGGGGGTGTTCAGCAGCATGCAGTTGCCGCTCACGAGGTGCACAAAGCGGATGTCTGCATCGGCCAGCGCGGCACGCATCAGGTGCAGCGTGGCTTCCACCATGCTGAAACCCGCCCAACGGATGTTGACGCGCTGCGGAATCAGGCGCGCATTCGGCGGCAGGGGTGACAACGCGCCGATATCCGCCTTGGCATCGTAGTGCAGCAGCAGGCGGATTTCGGGGTGACGCTCGGCCAGCCGCAGCCAATACAGCGGCGGGCGGTGGCACAAAATTAAAAAGGCGCTGCTCATAACGCTAAACAGTTATCGTGAAACTCACTCAATATCGATAATCGGAATGCCCAACTGCGTCATCACTTCATAAATCCGCGCCACGCCGGGCGTGTGAAAGGTGGCTTCTGCGGGGCGCACGGCATACACGGCGGTGCGCGGGAAGGCGTACACATTCAGCGCGGCGGTGCTGACGAGGTGATACACCTCGAAGCGGGTATCAGGCTCGCGGCGCAGGCTTTCCAATAGATAGTCTTCAAAAATCAGCGGGCTGGCAATGTGTTCGGCGCCCGATACGCGGTAGGTTTCGCGCGGGTGCGGGAAATATTCGCCAATCTCAAAACGGCGCAGCAGGCTTTCGGCCAGCGCGGCGTTATCTGCCGCGTTGGGCAGCAATGGCTGGCCGAGCAGGATGCGGCGGGTGCGGACGGGCGTAGGGTTTGTGGCAGCCACATCGGCCGTATTTTTTTCAGGTAGCCTTTCGTTTATGCCAAACTTATCCACTGCCCCATTTTCGCTTCTCAGCACCTCTCTGCCTTCGCTTTGGCGAAGCTCACCTTGCCCGCTTTCAGGTAGCCCTTGTTCGGCTGCCGCCCACAAATCCAGCGGCACGGTGGGCGCGGCAATATTGGGCTGGCCGGGATAGAGCGTGTGGTGCCGCCGCGAGAGGCGGCGCAGGTCTTCGGTTTGCAGGCGGATGCCGCGCAGGCGGTTCATCAGCTGCCGCTGGCGGTTGCTGCTGTTGCGGTAGAGCACGCTGCCGGGAATCAGGTTGCCTGTGCCGTCGTCGAAGGTTTCCAGCGCATCAAAGCGGATGCGGTTCAGCACATATTGCACGTTTGGATTATCGATGCTGGCGGCAAAGGCGGTGGCGTATTCTTTATCTAGCCCGCGCAGCAGGCGGGGCAAACTCAGCTCGCGCCGCCATTTGCTTTGCGGAATCAGGGCATATTCGGCATGGCGGCTACCCGCAGAGGCTACCTGAAAATAATGCCTAAACTTGGCATTATCCGCATCTTCGTAGCACAGCATCAGCAAATCGAACGGCTCTGCACGCTGCGCCATCAGCCGCTGCGCCATCAAGGCCTGCAGGGGCGTGAGGCAGATGATTAAATTTGCCAAATCAGCCATACGGTTTCACCTGCCGGAACAATATCGGGAAAATCAGCGCGTTGCCCGCAACCATCGCCAGCGGCACCCATTGGATGCCCACCCGCGCGGTGAGCAGCAACACCAGCAAATAGCCGCCTGCCGAGAGCAGCGAAGTGAGCGCGATGCGCTGGTTTTGCGCGTGGTAAAACAAATAATTCACCTGCAAATAATAGGGCACGGTTAAACCGAAACCCAGCAAAAACAGGCAAATATAGTAATGCACCCCCGTATACTGCGCCCCGAGCAGCCACAAAAACAGCCGCTCCGGCATCAGCCAGGCCACCAATGCCGGCAACGGCGCGGCCAAGAGCGAGAGCAGCGCCCAGCGGCGCACCGTGGCCGCCGTGATTTTGCCGCTGCGCAAGGCCTGGTAGTAATACGGCACAGTGGCTTTGTTCAACGCCATCAGCAACACGCCCAACACGCTGGCGGTTTGATAGCCCGCCGAATACACGCCCAGCGTGGCGGCGGAATAGCCCTGATAAATCACCACGCGGTCGAACTGCCCTTTCACATAATTGCCCGCATGGTGAATCACCAAAGGCAGGCCGAGCGCGAAAATATAGCGCAAAGCCTGCCGTACCCGCCGCCGATTGAATCCCAGCTGCTGCCCGGCACTGCGTCGATAAAGCAGATAAGCCGCCAGCGACACCAGCGCATTGCCGGCAAACAGCGCCAAAAAGCGCCGCTCCACCGGATAATCCGCGCTCATTTCCAGCAGCCACACCGTGAACACGGTGGTGAACAGGCTGCTGCCGAACTGAATGGCCGTATAGGCCAAGGCCTGTTTGCGGCATTGGCGCAGGCTCAGTTGCGTGGCCAACACCGTTTGCGCCGCCGCCGCACACACCACCGCCGCCAACGCCAGCGAATGCAGCTGCCACACCGCCAACAGGCCGATAAGCGCGGCAAAAGCGGTATACAGCGCGCCGGCATACACCACGCTGTGCAGGTTGCGCTGGCCGTATACATAGTAATACCGCGTCACCGCGCCATCCTGGCTCATGCCGAAGCCGATAAGCAGCAGCGAAAATGCCGCCTGATAATACGACAGCTCGCCAAACCCCGCCGTACCCAACTTGCGCGTGAGATAGGGCAGCAGCAGGAAAGGCATGGCCTTGGCCAGCATTTCGCCGACTAGGTAGATGAGGCTGTCTTTTAGAATCTTCATATAGGAACTTTTCAGGTAGCCTCTCACACTGCCGGAAGGCTACCTGAAACTTTAAGCTTCTTATAAAATTTTGAGCACATAAAATTCTTTTCAATATTAAATTAAATCAGTATATTATGCGCTTTTGCAAGGAGAAAGCCAGGTTTCAGGCAGCCTTCTCCATTTGCTCCTTATTCACCCTTGCGCCTCATGCCGGCGCGGGCACTTTCTTTTCTTTGCTTCGCCAAAGAAAAGAAAGCAAAAGAAAGGCGACTGCGGGCACAGGTTTGGCTCCGCCAAACTTCCCTCTCTCCGCACGGTTTTTCGGGCGGGCTCGCAAC includes the following:
- the rpe gene encoding ribulose-phosphate 3-epimerase — encoded protein: MTHYRIAPSILSADFARLGEEVQRVIAAGADWIHFDVMDNHYVPNLTFGPMVCAALKPYATVPLDVHLMVEPVDEMIQAFAKAGADIITFHLEASRHIDRSLSLIRDSGCRAGLVLNPATPVYVLEHVLDKLDVVLLMSVNPGFGGQKFIPHTLEKIEQVRSLTDLYAAESGRRILIEVDGGIKADNIAEVAAAGADTFVAGSAIFNQPDYAAVITEMRRQLEKAGG
- a CDS encoding carboxymuconolactone decarboxylase family protein codes for the protein MARLPVHTVETAPEAAKPRVEAVLKANGFIPNLIGVLANAPEALAFYQEVGKLNAANSLTPGEVEVVQIIAAKTNECGFCVAGHTKIATLKKLLSEKAVQASRNLNPAEFDDAKLAALAAFTQAVMAKKGAVSDAELQAFLDAGYNKQQSVEVVMGVALATLCNYTNNLAQTDINPELRDYA
- a CDS encoding beta-1,6-N-acetylglucosaminyltransferase, whose amino-acid sequence is MSSAFLILCHRPPLYWLRLAERHPEIRLLLHYDAKADIGALSPLPPNARLIPQRVNIRWAGFSMVEATLHLMRAALADADIRFVHLVSGNCMLLNTPEQIECEFAALPRGSLLLECHAEPRLRYRVRFNTPHADTTWQRRLPGKLLTKAFQAADKILPATQTAYAGSQWFSADRTALAALLNAADEQACAFFRKKLCPDEHFFQYLAKRLPETAGIMLWPNNRRHIRFAPGSNHPDMLALAELQDLRHSPNWLARKVDDDTALRFLDEIEGTAA
- a CDS encoding glycosyltransferase family 2 protein, coding for MMAPAQNQLSGSLSVESTPPFSVLMSLYARERPEYLRQCLASLAAQTLPPNEIVLVYDGGLPENLEAVVASFSGSLPLKIVRLPQNVGLGRALNAGLQACEHEWVCRMDTDDICHPERFARQLAFVAAHSELDVCGSQIDEFEHAPADAAHSRRVPCAHEEIARFAKSRNPINHMTVCYRKSAVLAAGNYQHAPLYEDYDLWVRMLLNGCRFANLPEVLVYARAGDEMYRRRGGWAYAKNELAMQRRFYRAGFLSAAQWAKNVLLRLPVRLLPNGVRQWVYRVLLRK
- a CDS encoding proline--tRNA ligase translates to MKASQFFISTLKEAPAEAALASHKLMLRAGLIKANASGLYTWMPMGLRVLRKVEAVVREEMNRAGAIELLMPVIQPADLWKESGRWDFYGDELLRITDRHDNTFCFSPTCEELITDIVRKEITSYKQLPKNFYHIQTKFRDERRPRFGVMRAREFVMKDAYSFHADYESLVREGYQPMYNAYCRVFDRLGLDYRPVAADTGSIGGTGSHEFQVLAESGEDVIAYSSESDFAANIELAPTLRQSGERAPAQAALAKVHTPGVKTIPELVEFLQIPIERTLKSIVLEGEEEGELVLLLLRGDHEFNDIKAEKLPGVRSPLAMASPEAIQAKFGAAGGSLGPVGFKGKVYADFAVEKLADTVIGANEDDHHYTGFNFGRDSPEPEFADIRNVIAGDPSPDGKGYLKLARGIEVGHVFQLRDKYSAALNASFLDNNGKSQIMEMGCYGIGITRIVAAAIEQNNDERGIIWTNAMAPFQAVIVPMNYKKSEAVREAADKIYAELTAAGVDVLLDDRDERAGVLLADSELLGIPHRIAIGDRGLKEGKVEYTERRSGETELVAAGEIAAKLKGLLA
- a CDS encoding Spy/CpxP family protein refolding chaperone; this translates as MTPLPRRQTLCRIVFSTVLLTAGSLALADSPNCDMRQLALSSSQQEQLRQVRAEYRQRMDNLVAQSRNLRQYTTQASNLVLSGPVFDENMARHYVNEKYTPQMQREVENLRAQHALLQILTPQQRQEWRRHCQYQ
- a CDS encoding glycosyltransferase family 52 gives rise to the protein MADLANLIICLTPLQALMAQRLMAQRAEPFDLLMLCYEDADNAKFRHYFQVASAGSRHAEYALIPQSKWRRELSLPRLLRGLDKEYATAFAASIDNPNVQYVLNRIRFDALETFDDGTGNLIPGSVLYRNSSNRQRQLMNRLRGIRLQTEDLRRLSRRHHTLYPGQPNIAAPTVPLDLWAAAEQGLPESGQGELRQSEGREVLRSENGAVDKFGINERLPEKNTADVAATNPTPVRTRRILLGQPLLPNAADNAALAESLLRRFEIGEYFPHPRETYRVSGAEHIASPLIFEDYLLESLRREPDTRFEVYHLVSTAALNVYAFPRTAVYAVRPAEATFHTPGVARIYEVMTQLGIPIIDIE
- a CDS encoding sugar transferase, with amino-acid sequence MKTIKMILRFVAAALVILIAPAWWFWPPREWTHPTATNLSSYSLLLAGLLLSYALSRNLTRFPGERSKLSVIPVAAIGLGLPLVFAAMLRLPYSVYYLAAGFALTVLYLFAETWLEKRHIRHLYYIDVEGMRDLPQLSNIRWHELAEPKLPETGRVNTVVTNLHAPDLGADWQRFLADCTLRGIAVYNIRQVEESLTGRVKIRHMYENDLGSLLPSPAYMAIKQVLEALMVVASLPLTLPLMLATALAIRLESPGPVLFVQNRVGRGGREFKIYKFRSMVCDSEKHGAQLAQEGDARVTRTGRFIRKTRLDELPQFWNIIKGDMALIGPRPEQKAFVQQFEQSIPFYGYRHIVRPGLSGWAQVMQGYAGNTDETQVKIEHDFYYIKHFSFALDVLILFKTLKTIITGFGAR
- a CDS encoding IS1595 family transposase, producing the protein MRKSRLSQPVQNKLIELFVAGATARTAAELAGVNKNTAAYYFHRLRLLIFNRCEHLEMFDGEVEADESYFGGCRKGKRGRGAAGKVVVFGLLKRNGKVYTVTVANTQSATLLPIIREKVRPDSVVYTDCHSAYNVLDVSEFNHLRINHRTCFADRQNHINGIENFWSQAKRHLRKFNGIPKKHFELYLKECEWRFNNNEIKSQITMLKQMVKDSLT
- a CDS encoding oligosaccharide flippase family protein, whose protein sequence is MKILKDSLIYLVGEMLAKAMPFLLLPYLTRKLGTAGFGELSYYQAAFSLLLIGFGMSQDGAVTRYYYVYGQRNLHSVVYAGALYTAFAALIGLLAVWQLHSLALAAVVCAAAAQTVLATQLSLRQCRKQALAYTAIQFGSSLFTTVFTVWLLEMSADYPVERRFLALFAGNALVSLAAYLLYRRSAGQQLGFNRRRVRQALRYIFALGLPLVIHHAGNYVKGQFDRVVIYQGYSAATLGVYSAGYQTASVLGVLLMALNKATVPYYYQALRSGKITAATVRRWALLSLLAAPLPALVAWLMPERLFLWLLGAQYTGVHYYICLFLLGFGLTVPYYLQVNYLFYHAQNQRIALTSLLSAGGYLLVLLLTARVGIQWVPLAMVAGNALIFPILFRQVKPYG